A stretch of DNA from Megalops cyprinoides isolate fMegCyp1 chromosome 17, fMegCyp1.pri, whole genome shotgun sequence:
acacctttgtgaatggatttttaaatgggTTCTCATTTGTTCTCCAGTTCACATTCACACTAGAAATAACTGACATAGCATGCCTTCCCACTGTCCCTTTCACACAAGCCTTGCCTTGGGAATCCCTGCACTGAGCACTATGCAGCTCCAGCTTGTGCCCAGTCCCCTGACAACCACTGAAAGCAGGGCGTCACCAGTCTTTTCAGAAAGCTGACTTTGAAATCGATACTTGAAGTATCACTACAGTCCtttaaccaaaaaaacaaaaaaaaacaaaacaaaaaacaaaattaacaacCAAAAGAAAACATACCAACACAACTACAGAGCGGAAACCGTGCTCAAACCATGTGGGCGGAGACTTGAGAGGATGTCGCGCTGGTCAGGCTCCCCAAACCCAAAGTCCTGGAGTCAAAGAGGTTCTGCTGTGCCccactgagcatgtgcaaaCCCTCCACAGGAGAGAGCATCTGCCTGTCAGTCATGGTTCCGCTGGGGGAGGAGCCTAGAAAAGTGCCCTGGGAGGAGACGATCTTCTCAGGGCTGGCAGCCAGCCGCGGAGACGTGGAGAAGTTGTATCCATATAAACCGTAGGGGCTGTGAAGCCGGAAGCTGTTGTATGTTCCCTGgtggctctgattggctgagaagGCATTTCCGGGCGGACTTGGCATGATGTATTGGAGCTGAGGGGACGGCATGCCTGGTATCTGAATGGGAAGGCCAGTCTGTGGGCAGCTGAAGGCTTCCCCATCGCCGGCCGCCACAGACACGTTGGTCCCGCTGACCCCGACGTAGGAGGCAGTCCGGGGGGTCGGGAAGGCCTCGCTAGAGGGGCTGGCCAACCGGCTGTAGGTCTCGGCGAGGGAGTTTCCGTAACGGTTAAGGGCCAGGCCGGAGCGGCTGCATGCGGTGTACTCTGCCGGGCTGAGGTTGCACAGCTGGCCTCCGTTGGGACCCAGGTGAAAGGCaggggaggagcagggggacGAGGACAGGAGATGCGTGTGAGCTGACGACACCCCGTTCGAAGCTGACGGCAGGAGCCCATGTGATCCAGGACCTCCTGTAAAAGAGGGACGGACAAACATCTTTACCCTCTGAGCCATCCAAGtcacagttacattacatttattcgcttggcagatgcttttatccaaagcaacttacaagtgaggcagagtacaacacaagaaaaaagccatataaggagtcaacaatatcagaagTTAACTTTGGGACACAAGTATGCATGtgaaattacacaaaacacaactaaaAAGCATTTAGACACTCTCGCTGTTTGTGAATATATGCTAGGTATTGTAATATGTAGCTGATTGCATcttgaaaaagaaagtaaatgtaatactgAGACAGCCCTGATAGTGGTATAACATTTTATGATTCACAAACAACTTAAATGGCCGGCTAGTACTGGAGGAGGCTCTTTAGTGTGAATTATCCTGACAGGAAAGCTGACACCAAAGCCTAGCCTGCAGTTATGTAAGCCAGAGTCCTAGATGTTTTCTGTGTCAGGGCGGAAGTGACGCACTTTGAACCTCTAAGTATACCAGGCATGAGCGGCACAGCTTTAACACcagtttgtaaatgtgttttaactATCCAGTCACTATTCACGATGGAGATCTTTTTCAATGAGGTCATATCAAAAACAGTACAAATATTCAATCTTTCAGCCTAATACTGTGCAACAATTACCTTATGATTTTTACTTCTTGGTTGGACAGCTGCACATTTCAAATGGAAGCACACAACTTAAGTCTATCAGCCAAATCAAATTACTTGGTGTCACCTTGTGCTGTCATCACGTGTGTCCCCATCAACGTTCAAAGCTGTTTCGTTTGAGAGAACAGTTAATCTCGAGCAGTGCAACCGTACCTTGCTTAGCCATTCCAGGGATGTCTTCAAATGTCAACGTTCTTAGAGAGGGTCTCCAGAATGCATAGGACTCCACTAAAGCTTCCAGTCCCATtctataaaaaaatgaacatacacAGTTATTTTTCTGGTGAGTGGCAGCCATAAATTGGTTATGAGTCATTGtaactgttttgaaaaatacattatattatattatgttatattatattatattatatatggtCATTTCAGGAGGTTAAATCACAGATATTAAAATGACTAATGTTCCataaacattttccattcacagtatacactgaaaaaaacatattttcttgtATTGTAAGTGGGGGTAGTATTCTATTTATTAATGCAGAGACTTGTTTGGGTCAGGGGCCAGGAACATGAGCAGGCATCCTGTTGGCTtgtcacagaaacagaagcatgcacactcacacttgtTCATGGCTCTCAGTGTAGAAAGCGTTTGATGACCACCTGACTACGACCATAATCAACCAAATCAAGCACGCCTGACAGCTGCATAGAAAATGGCAGTAAAGGTCAGGTAATGAATAACATAAAATTTGGGCTCGATTTGTGACTGCCAACATTCTGTTCTGATATAATTGCTTTCACACTGCCTTTATGGAGGGATCATAGCCATTTTGCAGGAAgccataataaaatatttattaggTGGACTtgggcagggaaaaaaatcaccttcTTTTTCTCCAGTAATGGGAGCTTTTTTGCTTCTAGTTAGCATGGAGATAAAAGTCGCCTCCTGGAGGGGTGTAGCCAAGGCGATAATTTATACAAGATGCCTTGAatgtttccttcttttttatcACCAACCTCGCTTGTGCTATCAAATGGTGTAGTTTATTTAGCAAACTGGTTAAGTTTTCCTGTAATATTTAAAGGGGAATTTTTTGTACCTTCCTGAGTTAAACTTTTATAGGGTCAAACGTGAGGGCCTTTCTGGGGTATGAAACCCTATTCTACACCACATAAATTCTCCAGAGTCCCCAGGGAGGCTTATTCTAAACCAACTCTAATGATTTCAGTAAAATTACCTAGGGGAGCAACAATTTTGGGATAGTAATGATTTTATTAtggtgctgtttttatttcttatttctatttattttctcttggtTCGCTTGAatctgtttgtgcatgtgacCAGAGCAGAGAGTTTAGTCTGGTCCAGACTTTCCAAGAAATGCTCTCTTCCTTCACAAAAATCTCCATGCTGAAAGATCTTCATTCTTGGCCAAGTATGGAACAAGCATagcttttattaaaaatgtgaataatggAGAAGTACCTCCAAAAGCAAACATCCTTCGTTTCAGAAACACTGGATTTATATTTCTAAAACTTGACTAAAATAAGGAATTTAGAACAAGACTCATCTGCACAGATGAAGCCTGCATGTGAttacatttctttctgtctgaacGGCATTAGAAAAGGCTTGAAAAGAGCAGTCTACATCGCCAAACaagcaaagctgtttttttcctctcttttaaGAAAGATACAAATGAATTGAACTTCATATGGAAACTCCTTCAACTCACCTATTTCTTCCAGAGTCTCGAAATCCTTTTGCAAATGGATTTCGGTCTATTTTTAATCTTGTGATctgcagataaaaaaacaaacattttttagtACTTGGAGACAAACATTCCTCCTAAACATATAATTGAAAAAACACTCAACATATCCTGTAAGAGTGTGGCCTTTCTGAATATTTTGTATTACACATGTCTAATATCTTATTGCAGTAAAGATCATTCTTTGAAATATggtttaaaatttttaaaaatttcaaataaataccaTACATTCAAAAATGACCCAATATACTACATTGACATTTCATAGATTATTTTACATAACTCTAAGGCAGTCATTATTTATCCTTGTGAAGATATAATCAATATATCCAAAAAGCCAGCAATGACAAAGTGttggaaaacagcaaaaaattgAAACACTTTCCTCTAGATTAAATCTAAATGCAATTCCCTTTGCATATAATTTCAAACAAGTTAAGAGTTAAGTGTTtaatttctttgtcattttaacaCTGTGATCTTGCTATTGCTAAAGTGAGGAAAAATGTTTACTTTCGTCAAAGTTCATTCCGAGGTTCTTTGAGACTGGATCGAACCAAGCCCTTGGACATAACTGCATTTTGAACTACGGGACACCAAAATGCGCCATCGCTTTTCCCAGGGGAGGCGTGTAAGACGTCAGATTTTACTAAAGAAGAAGATCTCATAGGATGTGTGACGCATATTAACGGAGACAGTTAAATGATTCCAACGCTGCCAAAACTTGTCGGCAGCTATCAGTGTCAATAGTGAACCTGACTCATAGCCCACCACCAAAACAACACGTAAATGTGCGTGCAAGTGTGAAAAAGTAATGGGTAATAGTCGGAGGACGTTTTTTTTTCGCCTAAACAGCGCTATAAATGTGAAACGTTACAACAGTGTTAAACCCCGAGCGTCACGAATCAGCTGATTTAATTGAAGGTCTCCACGTCCATGGACTGAATTCAATCATCCGGAGGTTTGTCCTTCGTATTAAATTACAAACCCAAGTAAGTGTTCCTCGCTTTTGTTGCTTTAACGGCATCATGGGTTTTGCGGTTGTTGATATTagcagggaaaaaaacttttctgTAAAGCCAAAGTTTGTGTTCGCTTTCCCTGCGTGTATTTGGAGGGAGCGTTCAGACACAGCGCCGTAAACTGTTCTGGATGCTGTTGAGGCCTGCTGTTGTTGTATTCCAGTTGAAGGCATGTTTACTTCAGAGGGGCGTCATGTAATTGAGTGAACGTGCATTATTCGCAGTTATTAGAAAGTTACCTGTTGATTCTGGTATGCTGTGACGGTAGTAAAAACGGTTTCTGGAAAGGAGAAAGCCTTTACTCCGTCTCC
This window harbors:
- the tbx18 gene encoding T-box transcription factor TBX18, encoding MAEKRRSPCTMSLKAHAFSVEALIGAEKKRKLEEDGENCFEEVTELSNQNESPRHRADRTCASNRSCEIECASEGSPDCDDVLLESPRPSSQSAAPLIASQPGSGPAEEMRVDLQGSDLWKRFHEIGTEMIITKAGRRMFPAMRVKISGLDPHQQYYIAMDIIPVDNKRYRYVYHSSKWMVAGNADSPVPPRVYIHPDSPASGETWMRQVISFDKLKLTNNELDDQGHIILHSMHKYQPRVHIIRKECGEDLSPVKAIPVGDGVKAFSFPETVFTTVTAYQNQQITRLKIDRNPFAKGFRDSGRNRMGLEALVESYAFWRPSLRTLTFEDIPGMAKQGGPGSHGLLPSASNGVSSAHTHLLSSSPCSSPAFHLGPNGGQLCNLSPAEYTACSRSGLALNRYGNSLAETYSRLASPSSEAFPTPRTASYVGVSGTNVSVAAGDGEAFSCPQTGLPIQIPGMPSPQLQYIMPSPPGNAFSANQSHQGTYNSFRLHSPYGLYGYNFSTSPRLAASPEKIVSSQGTFLGSSPSGTMTDRQMLSPVEGLHMLSGAQQNLFDSRTLGLGSLTSATSSQVSAHMV